Within Lentisphaerota bacterium, the genomic segment TCGCTTACGTCCACATCAAGGATGGTGTCTGGAATGCGGAGAAGCAGGTCTGCACCTACACCTACCCCGGCGAGGGAGAGGGAGACGTTCGCCGCATTCTCACCGACCTTCTTCAGAATGGATATGACGGCGGTATCTCGATCGAGCCACATCTGTCCGCTGTGTTTCATGAAGAGCGCGGCGAGACCCAGGCGTCCGTCATGCACCGCACCTATGTCGAGTACGGCCGGCGCCTGGAAAAGCTGATCGCGGGCATACAGGACGCACGCGCGCCAAGCACAAAGAGGTGAGACATTGTGAACGCCTACGCGTTGGCAACACCCGAACACCAGGGCTGGATCACGCAATTACTGGCGGACACAAGGGCCAATGGCGGTCAAGCGCCCGTGGATGTGGCGCAATTTTGGGCCGATCAGGCAGTCGCCAACCGGGATCCCTTCAGCGCCTCAATTCCTCAGGTTCCACTCGGGGCGATCTGCAACTGGGAGTGTGTGTTCGATGAGCTGGGCGTGCCTCAAGACTGGTGGCGCTTCCAGTATGGTGATGCGGTCTGGGCCATGGACCTGAAGCGGCGCTACAATGACCTGGCCGAACAGATTGTGGGGCGACGCCTGCTGGATGAAACACCTGCCGACCCGGCCCGCCAATGGCCTGAGACCAAAGGGCTGCACGACATTTTCGAGGCCCGGAACGCTTGGGAAGGGGGCGCCACAGGTTCCTGGTGGCTGCATCAGTCGGCACACACAACCGCTGAACTCAGTGCCCTGCTGGATCGCGTGGAACGTCGGTTGGACAACCTGCGGGCCTTCATTCTACCGGAGGACTGGACCAGCCAGAAGCAACGCCTGGAAACCCTGGGCGTCAAAGTGCCGCTCTATCGCGCACAGCGCGGCCCCTGCACGTTTGCCTGTTCCATCTTTGGGGTGGAGAACCTGCTGCTGCTCCATTTCGACGATCCCGCCCTGATGCAACGGTTCTCGGACCTGATCGCCCGCGCCATCCTTGCGCGCGCCCGGGTCCTGGATGAGGAGGCCGGCTTCACTCCCGCCACCGCGCCGAAGTGGTGGTCGTGGTACGACGACAACTGCTGTCTGTTCAACGCCGAGATGTATGAGCTGTTTGCCATGCCCATTCACCGGGCCGTCTTCGAGCGCTATGCGCCAGCGCCCACAGACTGGCGCTATCAGCACAGCGATTCCGACATGGCCCACCTCCTCCCGTTGCTTGCTGAGCTAAACCTCAAGGGGGTTAACTTCGGCCCGACGCTGACTGTTTCGGAAATCCGGCAATACTGCCCTCATGCCGTGATTGACGGACAATTGGCGCCCTTCACCTTCAGCCGTAATGAAGAGGCCAACATGGTCGCAGAATTCCTGCGCGATTTCGAGCAGGCCCGGTCGCACCGCGGCTTGCGCTTCTCCACCGCAGGCTCCGTCAACAACGGCAGCCGGCTGACCGGCATGCGCCTGCTCATGGCGGCCATTCAGCGGCATGGACGGTATACCGGTGAGACGGGGCTTGCGGGGCTTGCTCCGGTCCAGGGGGTCGGAAAACGGTGATTTTACTGCCGGGGAGAATGACTGTCGGGGGAAAAAGCCTAGCGCTTCCACCCCTGTTTGTGTATTCTGACTCCTGACTTCTCTCTTGCAAACACACCGAAGGGGTTTTGCAAGAGCCTCGCCTGTCATTTGTTTGTACCGCCGAAGTAATCAAAGGGAGTGCGTGTGTTCAAGCCGCGCCAGAATGGTGTATCGTTCCTTCCGCCGCTGCTGCGGGAATGGCGCGACTACAGTCTGCGAGCGTTCCGCTGCGACGCACAGGCGGGGGTAACCGTGGCGGTATTTGCGGTGCCGCAGGTGATGGCCTATGCCATGCTTGCGGGGCTTGCTCCGGTCCAGGGTCTCTACGCGGCGATCCTCATGTCGGTCGTGGCGGCGCTGTGGGGCAGTTCTCCGTACGTCAACACCGGTCCGACCAATTCCTCCGCTCTGCTGACGGCTGCCGCACTGGCGAGCTGCCCGGGAGGCGACCCGGTGACGGTCTTGCTATCCTTGACGGTGATGGTGGGCCTATTTCGCGTGGCCGCGGGCGGATTCCGGCTGGGGTGGATCATTCGGTATGTCCCTGAATCAGCCTTTCTGGGGTTCACACTGGGCGCTGGCGTGCTGATCGCGATTGGACAGACTCACCATCTGCTGGGCGTTCCGGCGCCGTCGATCCAATGGGTTCCCGCGCGGCTCGTCGAGACGCTCAGGCGTCTGCCCGAGGCGGGATGGGCGCCGCTGTTGACGGGACTCGGCGTCCTGACGGCGATGCTGCTGCTGGATCGTTTCGCCCGGCGGTGGCCTGTCGCCGTGCTGGCTGTGGCGGGGGCGGCCGGCGTGGCCGCCCTGTTAGGACCGGAAGCCGGTATCCGCCTGGTGCGCGATCTGGCTCCGATATCCGGCGATCTGCCCCATTTCGGATTTCGAATCGCGGGAATTGATCAGATTGCCGAGTTGTTTCCAGCCGCGGTCGCGCTTGCCGTCATCGGCTTGATGGAAGCCATATCGATCGGGGAGCACCTCGCGATCAAGAACCGGAAACCGCTGAACATCAATCAGGAGTTCGTCGGACAGGGCCTCAGCCAAATCGCGACGGCCTTTTTCCAAGGATTTCCGGGGTCCGGATCGTTCAGTCGTTCCGCGCTGATCGAGCAGGTCGGCGGTCAGACGGCTGGGGCCAATGTCGTGTTCGGCGTCGTGCTCGTGGCGGGGGTTCTGGGGTGTCCGGGCCTTCTGGGACTCATTCCCGTGGCGGCCTTGGCTGGCCTGTTGGTGTATGTGGGCCTCAAACTCGTGGACGTGCGCCGGATCCGCCGGGTCTTTGACACGTCGCGGACGGACGTATGCGTGATGATCGTGACCTTCATCGTGACGGTGTTCGTCAATATCCAGTATGGGTTGTTCGCGGGCGTTGTGACGGGCGTGCTTTTATATGTGAATCGCGGCAGCGGATTGCGTGCGTACGAACTCGTGCCCGAGGGAATGAAGCTGTACGGGGAACGGCCCTATGAGGGGGACGTTTCACATGAGCGGAGCGATGTTGTGGCGGTTGCGCTGCACGGCGATCTGTTCTTTGGGGCGGCGCAGGTTCTGCGCGAGCAACTGGGCGCGATCGCCCGCGAGCAGAAGCCGAGCCATCTCATCCTCAGAATGCGCCGCGTCTATTCGATTGATTACTCGTGTTGGAACGCGCTCTTCGATTTCGCTGAAGCCTTTCATGAACAGGGAGGAAAACTCTACATCTGCGGGGTGCGCGAGGACGTCGGTCGGGTGATTCGCGACGCCGGCATGGATCGGGTCCTCGCGCCCGACCAGATCTATGCATCGTCGCCCGTTCCGTTCCAGGCGTTCGACGCCGCCGTGCGCCGCGTGCTGGGCGAGTTGCCGTCCGACGCCACGCTGGGTCCTGCCTGGGACGCGCATCGCCGCCGCCTCGCCGAGGGGTGAGCCGACGCGCGCCACCGCCGAGGGACAGCCCCTGTGCCTGAGGATTAGACAAGGCGCGGAAACGGCGGCGTCTGGCGTTGCAGGCACTTGACGATGCGGTCCACCTCAGGGATGGCGTGCGCGAAAAACTGCTTGAAGCCCCGGCAGAGATAGTTCAGCCCCGGTTCGCCGTCGGCGGTTCGGATGAAGCGGCTCTTCGGGCACTCACCCCAGCAATCGCTGAGAAACGGGCACTGCCGACACTGCGCCGGCAGCGTTTCGTGCTTGGCATAACCGAACTTGACCTGCGCCCGCAACAAGGCCATCTCGCCGAGCGGGGCCTTCATGACGTTGCCCAGACAGTATTCGGGATAGACATAGTGGTCGCAGGTGTAGAGGGATCCGTCATTCTCCAAGGCCATGCCTTTGCCGCAAAACTCGCTGTAGACGCAAATCTGCGAGGGGTGCCCCATATGCTGCGCCACGAGCGTCTCGAAATGATTGACAAAGACCTTGCCGATGTCCCGGTTCCGCCACTCGTCGAAGGTCTTGCAGAGAAAGTAGCCCCAGTCCTCGGGATCGACCGACCAATCGGTCACAACGGATTCCGGATGCCCCGGCCGCGCGCGCGGATCGCCGTCGCGGGGCAGCGTCGCCGGGTCCCAGGACTGCGGCGCCCTCTGTTCGAAGTCCTTGTGCTCGACGATCGGGATGAATTGGAGGCGGTCGGCGCCGAGCTCGCGCCGCAGGAAGCGGTACACGTCCAATGGGCGACGGGCGTTGTGTCGGTTGATGCACGCCATCGCATTGAACGACACGCCATGGCTTTTCAGCATCCGCGCGGCGGCGAATACCTTGGCGAACGTCGGGTCGCCGCTCTTGGTGACGCGGTAGCGGTCGTGGATCTCCTTCGGCCCGTCGATGCTGAGCCCAACCAGGAACTGGTTCTGCTTGAGGAACTTGCACCACTCCTCGTCAAGCAGTGTGCCATTGGTCTGCAGGTCGTTCAGGATGGTCTGGCCGGGCTTGGCGAACTGCGCCTGGAGCGCGACCACCTTGCGGAAAAAGTCCAGACCCAGCGTGGTCGGCTCGCCGCCCTGCCAGGAAAAAATCACCTCGCCGCCCGTCACACTCTCGATATACTGGCGGATGAATTCCGTCAGCACCTCATCCGACATACGGCGCGGCGCCGGGACGCCCTCCAGCGACGCCTTGCTCAGGTAGAAGCAGTAGGCGCAGGCCAGGTTGCAGGCGGAGCCAGCCGGTTTGATCATGACATGGAACCGACTGCCGCCCTGCTTCGCCATCAGCCCCGGAGCGTCGTACTTGTCGATCGGCCGGGACAGGGCCCCGGGGTTGACGCCGGGGGCCGTCCCAAGATCCGGAATTCCATGATACAGCCTGTTTTTCTTCATGTGATCGCCTGTTTATGATCCGCCGACGGAAACACAGATCGAACATGGCGGTCCAGGAGGTTCAGGGTGACTTCCCGTGCGATGGTTGCCCGATGGTCATGAAGCAGTCGGTAGAAGGCATCGCCCGCCTCAGCCGCGAGGCGGAACGCGACGTGGAGCAACTGGCGGAAGTGCGGATCGTAATGCGGACAGCGCGAATCATGGCGCAGCGCCGCCGCGAAACGGGGGCCGTCCCACGTATTGACTTCCTCTGGCGTCGGCAGGCGCGCGGGATCAATATCGAGGACCGTTGCATACGGCTTGGACAGTTCTTCGCGGCGCGAAACGGCCTGGCGCCAGAGGTCCTTCACAAAGGCCAGCGCGTCGCCGCCGACCAGCGCCAACCCGACCAGTTCCTCCAGCCAGGTCGTGCCGGCGGTCTTGAGATGAAGCCCCGCTCCGGTTCGCGCAAGAATGTCCCGGATCGGTCCATAGATGGCAAACTTGTCGCTGCCGGAATGAACACTCAACTTCAATCCGTCACCGAAGCCAAGCTTTTGCCAGGCCAGCGCCAGCACGGAGACATCCAATTCGAACTCGCGCGCAAACTGACGCGGATCGCCCACGTAATCCACGCCCTTGTTGAAACGGCCCGAGAACCGCGGGGCTAGGGTATCCACCGGAACGCCCTCTGCCGCGAGGCCGGTCAGAATGACGAGCAGATCCTGCGGCGATTGGGGGGTGTCTGTTTCATCCAGCGAAACCTCGACGAGGAATTTACGCGAGCCGCGAGCCGAGCGAATCCGCCGAAATATCCGCCCCGCCTCAGCCACGGCGGCAGCATACTTTCCGGCGGCGGATCGTGTCGCCGCGCGATCAAGCGGCAGTCGCTCTCCGGTGCCAGGCAGTGCCGGCGCCAACCCGAGCCGTTCCTCCACGCGGCCTGCCAGCGCCTCCACCGCCGCAGGTTCGCAGGCCTGTCCGATCTGCTCTGCAACATCCAGCGTGAAGAAATCACACGCATCCAGAAACCGATCCACGTTACCCAAAGAGATATGGTCGGCATCCAGCCAGTAGGGAGAAGACCACCCGGCTTCGCGAACGGCAGCGTCTGCGGCCGCGCGGGCATCGGATGGACAGGTCCCGATCAGGGTGTGCTCGCGGTTCGACTTGTTCCAGACCGGCGTGACCCGAATGCCATCCCGCCGCGCGGCTGCTAGCGCGGCGAGTTGGGCGACGCCCTCGCAGCCAAACCGATCGCCGACGCCGATCGAAAAGCGTCCAAGCCCGCACCCGGTGTCGTCGTGTTCCTCGCGGTGGGTGTTGAGAGACCTATTCTGGGTATCCATACTCGCCTAACCTTTCTGTCTGGCGTGGCCTGAGGCCCGCCTCGTTCCATCTTTCCGTGCGGCGTCGTCACTCCATGTATGCGCCTGCTTCTTTCAGGCGCTTGCGAAGGAGATTCACATCGACCGTGCGCACGTCGCAGGACGTGGACTTCGCAGCCATTCCGGCGGCCATTCCGGCGGCCTCGCCCATCACCAGGCAGACCGGCATCACCCGTGTGCTCCCCTGCACGGGCCTGTCGGTGGAAATGGCCCTGCCAGCGACCAGCACATTCTTCAGTTTCTTCGGCGTGAAGCAGCGGTACGGGATTCCGTGCGATTCCCCGGGGCCGTAACGCCTGAATGTCTTCTCTAGCTTCTCGTGTCCCTTCAACGTCTCCTGGATATCCTTCTTGGCCGTATGCACGTCAAGAAAATAGCTGTTGCGGCAGACCTCGTCGGGAAATGTCCGCCTCGATTCGTAGTCGTCAACGGTCAGCACATAGTCCCCGGTTATGCGGCGTGTCTCGCGGGTGCCTAGCAGGGGGGCTGTCGCCACAAGATGGGCATTCGCAAAGGCCTTGGGATGATGTTCCGCGAGGGCGTCCCTGAACTCCATCGCGAGCTTGCGGCCCTCGATCATGGCGTTGGAAACCGATTTCGGGTCTGTGTTGTCAACATCCCACAGGTGCCCCGCGTTGAACCCGACCGTGCCGGGACCGACGATGTTCGCGCACAGATGCGTGTCCTTGATATGCGGATATTTCCCGGAGGCGGCGATCGCGTAGATCGGGCTGTTCTTGTTGCCGGCGTGGAGATTGGGGCCATGCCTGAAGGCGTACTCGTCGACATTGCTGAGGATGAAACAGAGGGTGACAGGCTGCAGCTCCCCTTTTTCACTTCCTTTCTCGAAATCCG encodes:
- a CDS encoding anaerobic sulfatase maturase, encoding MAKQGGSRFHVMIKPAGSACNLACAYCFYLSKASLEGVPAPRRMSDEVLTEFIRQYIESVTGGEVIFSWQGGEPTTLGLDFFRKVVALQAQFAKPGQTILNDLQTNGTLLDEEWCKFLKQNQFLVGLSIDGPKEIHDRYRVTKSGDPTFAKVFAAARMLKSHGVSFNAMACINRHNARRPLDVYRFLRRELGADRLQFIPIVEHKDFEQRAPQSWDPATLPRDGDPRARPGHPESVVTDWSVDPEDWGYFLCKTFDEWRNRDIGKVFVNHFETLVAQHMGHPSQICVYSEFCGKGMALENDGSLYTCDHYVYPEYCLGNVMKAPLGEMALLRAQVKFGYAKHETLPAQCRQCPFLSDCWGECPKSRFIRTADGEPGLNYLCRGFKQFFAHAIPEVDRIVKCLQRQTPPFPRLV
- a CDS encoding FAD-dependent oxidoreductase, translating into MGIPVIGSWDVIVVGGGPAGCTAAASAAREGARTLLIEATGSLGGMGTSGLIPAWCPFSDQQKIVYKGMGEKIFAAAKEGVAHVAKDATEWVPIDAERLKRVYDDFVRESGAEILFNTFLSGVDVDANGKVSGIIVANKSGLVAYQANVFVDCSGDADLAAWAGADFEKGSEKGELQPVTLCFILSNVDEYAFRHGPNLHAGNKNSPIYAIAASGKYPHIKDTHLCANIVGPGTVGFNAGHLWDVDNTDPKSVSNAMIEGRKLAMEFRDALAEHHPKAFANAHLVATAPLLGTRETRRITGDYVLTVDDYESRRTFPDEVCRNSYFLDVHTAKKDIQETLKGHEKLEKTFRRYGPGESHGIPYRCFTPKKLKNVLVAGRAISTDRPVQGSTRVMPVCLVMGEAAGMAAGMAAKSTSCDVRTVDVNLLRKRLKEAGAYME
- a CDS encoding SulP family inorganic anion transporter; the encoded protein is MRVFKPRQNGVSFLPPLLREWRDYSLRAFRCDAQAGVTVAVFAVPQVMAYAMLAGLAPVQGLYAAILMSVVAALWGSSPYVNTGPTNSSALLTAAALASCPGGDPVTVLLSLTVMVGLFRVAAGGFRLGWIIRYVPESAFLGFTLGAGVLIAIGQTHHLLGVPAPSIQWVPARLVETLRRLPEAGWAPLLTGLGVLTAMLLLDRFARRWPVAVLAVAGAAGVAALLGPEAGIRLVRDLAPISGDLPHFGFRIAGIDQIAELFPAAVALAVIGLMEAISIGEHLAIKNRKPLNINQEFVGQGLSQIATAFFQGFPGSGSFSRSALIEQVGGQTAGANVVFGVVLVAGVLGCPGLLGLIPVAALAGLLVYVGLKLVDVRRIRRVFDTSRTDVCVMIVTFIVTVFVNIQYGLFAGVVTGVLLYVNRGSGLRAYELVPEGMKLYGERPYEGDVSHERSDVVAVALHGDLFFGAAQVLREQLGAIAREQKPSHLILRMRRVYSIDYSCWNALFDFAEAFHEQGGKLYICGVREDVGRVIRDAGMDRVLAPDQIYASSPVPFQAFDAAVRRVLGELPSDATLGPAWDAHRRRLAEG